The DNA sequence GCTACGGCGGACACCCGATGAATGTCTACGTGCACAGCCGCCCACCGGAACGGGTCGCGGCCTGGCTGGTCGCCGCCGGGTTCACCGTCGAAGCGGAGATGAGGCACCGTTCTGCCCCGAACGTCGAGGGTGGGTTCGTCTTCGCCTACCGATGAGAGGGGCGGAAGCATCCGTAGTCGCGCCCCAGAGAGGCCGGAGGTCGTCGCCTTCCTTCAGGGTAAGGCCACCTTCGCGGGACCGTTGGCCTCCCGGCTGGCCGGCGAACCGCCGGCGGTCCGGCATGGACCTCCCCGAGCACCTCACTGGGTGATAGGTCGGCGGTACCAGAACCGGGGTAGCGGTTTAGCGAGGGTGGCCGGATGGCCAGGTGGAGAAGGCTGGCCAGCTGGGGAATGGGACAACCCGCCAACCTCATCGCGGCCCAGAGCTGCCGATCGGACTACCCTGAGCGTCGTGGCGACCATCGAGCAGCTTGAGCGGAGCGTTTGGCCGGACCCCGGCTCGGATGCCTCGTTTCTCATGACACGTTGCGGCCCAGCTGCGACGCAAGCCGTTGGCTGAGTGCACGGTCGAAGACCTGCGCATCATGCTCGGTCAGGAGATTGGCGTGCCGGCTTTGCTGCCTCTCGCAGTTCAGGTCCTGCTCCGAGATCCCTTGGCCGAGGGCGACTACTACCCGGGGGACCTGCTGTCCAACGTGCTGCGGCTACCCGACTCGGCGTTGTCGAGCCTACAAGGGGAACGGAAGCGACTGGCGTCTGCTCTGGCTGAGATCGTTGCCGGTCGTTGCTCCTCCGATCCTGACCTCAGGCTCCGCGATCGGGATCGACTGCTTCGGGACGCCAGCCTGCGGTTCATCGCTCGATGAGAGCTGATTCCCCTGTCGGGCAGACGTTGTCGTCGGCGCGTGAAATCGGGCTTTGGCACATTCTGTGATTGATCTTGGCGGTAGTTCACGGGCTGGTGAGGACGCGTTTGCGAAGGAGATCGAGGTTCGCGCGGCCGTACATCTGTCGCTTGATCTCTTGATGCGGTTGACCTGTCCTTCGACCGGGCCTGAGCTCCAGGGCTGGGCGAGGCCTGCGGCGACGGCGTCTCGGTCGCCGGCCAGGCGGGCGGCGAAGTCGCGGATTTCGGGGTATCCGGCGTGGCGGGCGCGGTCGATCCAGGCGTCGAGGTGCTGCCCGGTGCCTTGGTGGCGGACCACTGCGGCGAACCTGCGGGCTCGTGGCCGCGAGCCGCGGTGACTCGTCGTGGCCGGGCGTCGTCGAGCCGATGGGTGTGCCGGCGCCGAACGCGGGTACGCCCAGCCGGACGGACCCAGGGGGAGGCGTGATGGCGGGCGAGGCACCCGACTACTTCCAGCCCGAGGCTGGGCTGGTGATGACGCACCTGCTGATCGTGCGGGATGTGGACCGCTCGCGGGAGTTCTACCGGCGAGTGCTGGGAGCGACAGTGGTGCGGGAACGCCAGCCGGCGATCCTGCGGTTCCACAACAGTTACATCGTG is a window from the Micromonospora sp. DSM 45708 genome containing:
- a CDS encoding contact-dependent growth inhibition system immunity protein, translated to MLGQEIGVPALLPLAVQVLLRDPLAEGDYYPGDLLSNVLRLPDSALSSLQGERKRLASALAEIVAGRCSSDPDLRLRDRDRLLRDASLRFIAR